The following are encoded together in the Anaerostipes caccae L1-92 genome:
- a CDS encoding minor capsid protein has product MKIKVKIAPANVILTERNLQKGGPGQRLAVHEVRRISDAYVPFLNGPLKNTAIETTYCIKYITPYAKKNYEENKGKGLRGKHWDKRAFADRGREVLVSIARFVGGKPK; this is encoded by the coding sequence ATGAAGATAAAAGTCAAGATTGCTCCTGCAAACGTAATCCTTACAGAAAGGAACCTGCAGAAAGGTGGTCCCGGTCAGAGACTTGCTGTGCATGAAGTGCGCAGAATATCGGATGCATACGTCCCTTTTCTCAACGGTCCACTGAAAAATACTGCGATTGAGACAACGTACTGCATAAAGTACATCACCCCATATGCAAAGAAGAATTACGAAGAAAATAAGGGCAAGGGACTGCGTGGAAAACATTGGGACAAGAGAGCGTTTGCCGACAGAGGGCGAGAGGTTCTGGTATCTATTGCGAGGTTTGTAGGAGGAAAGCCAAAATGA
- a CDS encoding DUF6673 family protein, with the protein MNKIFKWNGAEFKFSALDADMIERFNNVKQQTFEELMEYEKKHGIDGALNAEGVRAECKIIDQTFDKLLGDGAAKKMFSDTDIHERVAAFNKLVKSPL; encoded by the coding sequence ATGAACAAGATTTTTAAATGGAATGGGGCAGAGTTTAAATTCTCTGCTCTGGATGCGGATATGATAGAGCGATTTAACAATGTGAAGCAGCAGACGTTTGAAGAACTAATGGAATATGAAAAGAAACATGGGATTGACGGAGCCTTAAATGCAGAGGGTGTCCGGGCAGAATGTAAGATTATTGACCAGACATTTGATAAGTTGCTGGGAGATGGTGCGGCAAAGAAAATGTTTTCTGATACAGACATCCATGAGCGGGTTGCTGCATTTAACAAACTTGTGAAATCGCCACTATGA
- a CDS encoding phage scaffolding protein produces MKTEFLKGLNLSQDVIDQIMAENGKDIAAEQRKTTKAEQARDSYKEQVDDLQTRLDDADKQIEEFKDMDVESIQKAADDWKQKAEDAEAEANKKIQAMQFDYALSEALTGAKAKNTKAVKALLDMDGLKFNEGEIIGLDKQLETLKNENDYLFESDKPAPRIVKGTGGGDPLPGAEVTKEAFNKMGYRDRVALKKEDPDLYAELRK; encoded by the coding sequence ATGAAAACAGAATTTTTAAAAGGCTTAAATCTTTCACAGGATGTCATTGACCAGATCATGGCAGAAAACGGGAAAGACATTGCTGCAGAACAGAGAAAAACGACCAAGGCAGAACAGGCTCGTGACAGCTATAAGGAACAGGTAGATGATTTACAAACCCGACTTGATGATGCTGATAAGCAGATCGAAGAATTTAAAGACATGGACGTGGAAAGTATTCAGAAGGCAGCAGACGATTGGAAACAGAAAGCAGAAGATGCAGAGGCAGAAGCAAATAAAAAGATCCAGGCCATGCAGTTTGATTATGCGCTCTCAGAGGCTCTTACAGGGGCAAAGGCTAAGAATACCAAGGCAGTCAAGGCTTTACTTGATATGGATGGCCTGAAATTCAATGAGGGAGAGATCATCGGCCTGGATAAACAGCTTGAGACTTTAAAAAACGAAAATGATTATCTATTTGAAAGCGATAAGCCGGCCCCTAGAATTGTCAAGGGGACAGGTGGCGGTGATCCGTTGCCAGGGGCAGAGGTAACAAAAGAAGCATTTAACAAAATGGGATACAGGGATAGAGTTGCCTTGAAAAAGGAAGATCCTGATCTGTATGCCGAACTAAGAAAATAG
- a CDS encoding N4-gp56 family major capsid protein, with the protein MAVTKLENIIDPEVMADMISAKVPKKIKITPIAAVDTTLSGVPGDTITVPKYAYIGDAEDVAEGVEMGTTVLTASTTTAKVKKAAKAVELTDEAILSGYGDPQGEATNQIALSIASKVDNDAMDALQTAKLAYDGSANVINYDGIVDAVDLFEEEDQLAKIMYVHPKQITQLRKDPDFKDIKQYPLEVVMRGVIGEICGCQVVPSKKVPVKRVNSIDCYICPIVKTQSDQEVDEDTAALTIYMKRDVNFEPDRNVKARTTLVTADEHYTVVLSNDAKVVLAKFAKTPATPAS; encoded by the coding sequence ATGGCAGTAACAAAATTAGAGAACATTATTGACCCGGAGGTCATGGCGGATATGATTTCCGCCAAAGTGCCGAAGAAAATCAAGATCACGCCGATTGCAGCAGTAGATACAACGCTCAGCGGAGTTCCTGGCGATACGATTACAGTACCAAAGTACGCATACATCGGAGATGCGGAAGACGTAGCCGAAGGCGTGGAAATGGGGACAACCGTTTTAACGGCATCTACAACGACCGCCAAGGTTAAGAAAGCGGCAAAAGCCGTAGAGTTGACCGATGAAGCAATTTTATCTGGATATGGAGATCCACAGGGGGAGGCAACAAATCAGATTGCCTTGTCTATCGCATCCAAAGTGGATAATGATGCCATGGATGCGTTGCAGACTGCAAAGCTGGCATATGACGGCTCTGCAAATGTGATTAATTACGATGGAATTGTAGACGCTGTGGACTTGTTTGAGGAAGAGGATCAGCTCGCTAAGATCATGTATGTACATCCAAAACAGATTACACAGTTAAGAAAAGACCCGGATTTCAAGGACATTAAGCAGTATCCACTTGAAGTTGTAATGAGGGGTGTCATCGGTGAAATCTGCGGGTGTCAGGTCGTTCCGTCTAAGAAAGTCCCTGTAAAAAGGGTAAATAGCATTGATTGCTATATCTGTCCGATCGTAAAAACACAGTCCGACCAGGAAGTAGACGAGGATACTGCGGCACTTACAATTTACATGAAACGTGACGTAAACTTTGAGCCTGACCGAAATGTAAAAGCAAGGACTACCCTTGTGACTGCGGATGAACATTACACTGTTGTCCTGTCAAACGATGCAAAAGTTGTGCTTGCGAAGTTTGCAAAGACACCAGCAACACCAGCATCATAG
- a CDS encoding DNA cytosine methyltransferase — protein sequence MRVLSLFCGCGGLDKGFDETGYNIVWANDFDKYAVETYKANFGDNVILGDINEIELNSLPEFDVLIGGFPCQPFSMMGAEKGFEDTRGTLFFRIAEILKYKIDQGRKPRTVILENVRSLRTHNKGKTFKTIKRVLENELNYKVFDQVLNTADYGIPQTRNRTYIVCFANDNAEFEFPDKQELNLTLQDLLETEVDDKYFLSERILPTILSDGTGGYKAKSEIDLKIARPLCATMAKMHRACQDNYVTQNNRVRRLTPRECARLQGFPDDFVIPVSDSQAYKQFGNAVTVNVSRAVAAKVRQELERLDEWNDE from the coding sequence ATGAGAGTACTATCCCTATTTTGTGGTTGTGGTGGTTTGGACAAAGGATTTGATGAAACAGGCTACAATATTGTATGGGCTAATGATTTTGATAAATATGCAGTAGAAACATATAAGGCAAATTTTGGCGATAATGTCATATTGGGCGATATAAATGAAATTGAGTTGAACTCTTTACCTGAGTTTGATGTTTTGATAGGTGGATTTCCGTGTCAGCCTTTTAGCATGATGGGGGCTGAAAAAGGATTTGAGGATACGAGAGGAACACTTTTTTTCAGAATTGCTGAGATTTTAAAATATAAGATTGATCAAGGTAGAAAACCGAGAACTGTGATTCTTGAGAATGTTAGATCGTTAAGAACACACAATAAAGGAAAGACATTTAAAACTATAAAAAGAGTTTTAGAAAACGAGCTGAATTACAAAGTGTTTGATCAAGTTCTTAATACTGCAGATTATGGAATCCCTCAGACTAGAAATCGTACATATATAGTGTGCTTTGCAAATGATAATGCAGAGTTTGAATTTCCAGACAAACAAGAATTAAATCTGACATTGCAAGATTTATTAGAGACAGAGGTGGATGATAAATACTTCTTATCCGAAAGAATATTACCAACTATTTTATCTGACGGTACTGGAGGGTACAAAGCTAAATCGGAAATAGATTTGAAAATAGCAAGACCATTGTGTGCAACCATGGCCAAAATGCATAGAGCATGTCAAGATAACTACGTTACTCAGAATAATCGTGTTAGAAGATTGACTCCTCGAGAATGTGCAAGATTACAAGGATTTCCAGATGATTTTGTTATCCCTGTATCTGATTCCCAAGCTTATAAGCAGTTTGGAAATGCTGTAACAGTTAATGTTTCTAGAGCTGTTGCTGCGAAAGTTAGACAAGAATTAGAAAGGTTGGACGAATGGAATGATGAATAA
- a CDS encoding DUF6751 family protein, translated as MVTNADITLYNKVYDRDTGTNRYYRTVLKGVNWQDTTAVQPTDKGIVSADVAEIYIPFTAETEKQFRKPKNFVKETEKTGFFTVEAGDLVVRGIVEDELTSAKDEERLKNAYDDVRVIAVVETNDNGSPEMQHWKVTAE; from the coding sequence ATGGTTACAAACGCAGACATAACACTCTACAACAAGGTATATGACCGGGATACCGGGACGAACCGCTATTACCGGACAGTCCTAAAAGGCGTGAACTGGCAGGATACCACAGCCGTGCAGCCCACAGACAAGGGGATTGTAAGTGCTGATGTGGCAGAAATCTATATCCCGTTTACGGCAGAGACAGAGAAGCAGTTCAGGAAACCGAAAAACTTTGTGAAGGAGACAGAAAAGACGGGATTTTTTACGGTCGAAGCCGGGGACCTGGTGGTCCGTGGCATCGTGGAAGATGAACTGACCAGCGCAAAGGACGAAGAACGGTTGAAAAATGCCTATGATGATGTGCGGGTGATCGCCGTTGTGGAGACGAACGACAACGGCAGCCCGGAAATGCAGCATTGGAAGGTGACGGCTGAATGA
- a CDS encoding Ig-like domain-containing protein, with product MALNKTTLSLAVAAKETLTATVEPADATDKTVTWFSTDTGIAKVSDTGEVTGVAAGAADVTVTTTDGNKTATCAITVTAGA from the coding sequence GTGGCGTTGAATAAAACAACGCTGTCCCTTGCAGTTGCGGCGAAAGAGACACTTACGGCAACCGTAGAGCCTGCAGATGCTACAGACAAGACAGTTACATGGTTCAGCACGGATACTGGTATTGCAAAGGTATCTGATACTGGGGAAGTGACCGGGGTTGCAGCAGGGGCCGCGGATGTGACAGTGACAACGACAGATGGAAATAAGACGGCAACCTGCGCCATTACGGTAACAGCAGGAGCATAG